The following is a genomic window from Collimonas fungivorans Ter331.
GGCCGCTGGATTTCTTGTACCAGTCATAGATGCGGCCGACAAACGGCGAAATCAGCTGCACTTTGGCTTCGGCGCAGGCAATCGCCTGCGGCAAGGAAAACAGCAAGGTCAGGTTGCAATGGATGCCAGCCTTCTGCAGCACTTCGGCGGCCCGTATGCCTTCCCAGGTCGAGGCGATCTTGATCAGCACGCGCTCGCGGTCGATGCCGGCAGCTTCATACAGCTTGATCAGGGCGTGTCCTTTGTCGATGCTGCCTTGGGTATCGAAGGACAGGCGCGCATCGGTTTCGGTGGAAACCCGGCCCGGGATGATTTTCAGGATTTCCTTGCCGAAGGTGATCAGCAAGTGGTCGATGATGTCGGCAGTCGACAGCTGCGCGTGTTCCTTGACTGTCTGGCTCAGCAGCGGCTGGTATTCCGGCTTTTGCACCGCTTTCAGGATCAGCGACGGATTGGTGGTGGCGTCGCGCGGCGCAAATGCCTTGATAGACTGGAAATCGCCGGTATCGGCAACGATGGTGGTGTATTGCTTGAGTTGTTCGAGTTGGTTCATGGCAGCGTAGAAGGACAGGGACGGTTAATCGGAAGTACTGCGCGGAAGTACTGCGCGGAAGTACTGCGCGGAAGTACCATGCGAAAATACTGCGCCGGGATGCAGCGCGAGAATACTGCGGAAATTCCGTCCTACCATTCTACGCAATTTACAGCGGTTTGCCACGCATGGACAGATCAGCAATATCCTGCGTGGCTGCGGTCCATGCGTTCAGCTGATGCGTTCTTCGGTCTTGGCGTCAAACAGGACTGCTTTCGACAGGTCGAACGCCAGCTGCATCTGGTCTTTCGGCTTGGCCGCTGCGCGCGGGTGGGTGCGGCAAGTCACGCGAGCGTTGTTGAAAGTGGTGAACACCAGCGTGTCAGGACCGGTCGGTTCGGTCAGCTCCACGGTACAGCCGACTTCGGTCGGATGGTAACGGCCGTTGCTGTCGCTGACTTCCGAACCGCGCGCGCTCAGGGCGTCCGTAACATGTTCCGGACGGATGCCGAGGATGACTTCACGGCCGATCCAGGAAGCGATTTGCGGATCCTGCGCTTGCACCGGCGCCAGCGGCAGCAGGGTTGTTTGCCCGGCGTGCTCGAGTTCGAATGCCGGGCCATGGCCATTGGCGACCAGCTTGCCGCGCATGAAATTCATCGATGGCGAACCGATAAAGCCGGCGACAAACAGGTTGCTTGGATTGTCGTAGATTTCCTGCGGGCTGCCGAACTGCTGCACCACGCCATCCTTCATCACGGCGATACGGTCGCCCAGGGTCATCGCTTCGATCTGGTCATGCGTGACGTAGACGATGGTGCTGCCCAGGCGCTGATGCATCAGCTTGATTTCGGCGCGCATCTCGACCCGCAGCTTGGCGTCCAGGTTAGACAGCGGTTCGTCGAACAGGAACAGCGACGGATCGCGCGCGATGGCGCGGCCCATGGCGACGCGCTGCCGTTGCCCGCCTGACAGCAGGGCTGGCTTGCGGTCCAGCAGATGGGTGATCTGCAAGGTAGTGGCGACGCGGTCGACGATCTGTTTCTGTTCCGCTTTCGGCACCTTGCGGATGCCCAGGCCGAACGAAATGTTCTCGCGCACCGTCATGGTCGGATACAGGGCATAGGACTGGAACACCATGGCGATGTCGCGTTCTTTTGGCGCGACATCGTTGACGCAGCGGTCGCCGATCATGATCTGTCCTTCGGATACCGTTTCCAGTCCGGCGATCATGTTCAGCAGCGTCGATTTGCCGCAGCCCGAGCCGCCGACCAGGATCAGGAACTGGCCGTCTTCGATTTCCAGATCGATGCCCTTCAGGACTTCATTGCCGTTCGGGTAAACCTTGCGCACATTGCGAATTGATAAGCTTGCCATCTTTAGATGATTCCTTAAATAATTTATTTATTAGCAACTGCAGCTGACAACCGCCGCGGCGCAGGGCTGCGGCGGTTGCTGTTAGCCCTTGACCGCACCGGCAGTCAGGCCGCGCACAAAATATTTACCCGCCAGCAGATACACCACCAGCGTCGGCAAGGCGGCAATGATGGCCGCCGCCATGTTGACGTTGTATTCAGTCACCCCGGTAGAAGTATTCACCAGGTTGTTCAGGGCCACCGTCACCGG
Proteins encoded in this region:
- a CDS encoding ABC transporter ATP-binding protein, whose product is MASLSIRNVRKVYPNGNEVLKGIDLEIEDGQFLILVGGSGCGKSTLLNMIAGLETVSEGQIMIGDRCVNDVAPKERDIAMVFQSYALYPTMTVRENISFGLGIRKVPKAEQKQIVDRVATTLQITHLLDRKPALLSGGQRQRVAMGRAIARDPSLFLFDEPLSNLDAKLRVEMRAEIKLMHQRLGSTIVYVTHDQIEAMTLGDRIAVMKDGVVQQFGSPQEIYDNPSNLFVAGFIGSPSMNFMRGKLVANGHGPAFELEHAGQTTLLPLAPVQAQDPQIASWIGREVILGIRPEHVTDALSARGSEVSDSNGRYHPTEVGCTVELTEPTGPDTLVFTTFNNARVTCRTHPRAAAKPKDQMQLAFDLSKAVLFDAKTEERIS
- the tal gene encoding transaldolase — its product is MNQLEQLKQYTTIVADTGDFQSIKAFAPRDATTNPSLILKAVQKPEYQPLLSQTVKEHAQLSTADIIDHLLITFGKEILKIIPGRVSTETDARLSFDTQGSIDKGHALIKLYEAAGIDRERVLIKIASTWEGIRAAEVLQKAGIHCNLTLLFSLPQAIACAEAKVQLISPFVGRIYDWYKKSSGQDYTGADDPGVQSVKQIYNYFRKFGYATEVMGASFRNTSQIVELAGCDLLTISPDLLQKLAESEAPVSRKLNLEEAQQSDLKKIDLDETTFRTMLNDDAMATEKLSEGIRQFSADAVKLEKLVDALR